CTCTATATTTTCATTTTTATCCTGTTTTGTTGAACTTCCTTTTTCTTTGTTCATCTCATATAAAATGCCAGCAACAAACGCTTGGGCAATTGATAAAGGATCTATTACATCCTTAAAGTCACTTGCTCCTTGAGATTGAACCAAACCTATGAACTCATGTGGGATTTGTATTTCAGTATTCATGTAAACTCTTATAATAGTATCAAAAACTGTATGAAAATCTCCTACTTTTGCAGCATTGAGGAGTCTATAAACAAGAGCTGGTAATTTGTTTTCTTGCTCTTTCTCTATGTAATACTCTGCTATTTTTCTACCACTTTTAAAAAGTACTCCTAATCTGTCAGTAACCATCTTTTCATCTCCTTTTAACATTTGATTCCCTGTTATCAATTCCTTATAATATTTAAGCAAACATTTAATACGCACAGATAAGTAAATAGAATAAGCCTCTTTATAGAAAGAGGTATAAAGCATTCGATAAGTTTCACTGAATATCAATCTTTCAAGGCCTTCATTTTTCAATATTGCATTGACTAAGTTGTTTCTAAACTCTGTATTTTGAATCTTAGTAATACTTTTACCCTCTCTTGATACCAAAAACTTAGCAACGTGCTTTGGAAAACTCAGATAGTTTATCTTACTTTTCTTTACTCCTTTTGTACCGCGTTCACTATAAAGAGCGTTAAATTCAACTACCAAAATATTTTCAAATGACCAAAGCGCCTTAGTTTTTAGATATTTAATCAAATCTATTGCAAACAATCTAAAAATACTATCTTCAAATCTATCTGTAGCAGATAATGCTTCCTCAACTCTGTCTTTAAGAGCATTGTTAATTTTTAAAAGCTCTTCTACAGAAGCATCTAAATTTACAAACACTTTGTATTTCTCTTCTTCTTTCTTAAATTTATCTTTATCTTCTCTTTTATATCGCACATACGTAATTTCAGAAACGCCAGCAGGTGCAAACATAAATAAGAATACACATTTTTTGCAAATTGGAAGATTGTTATGTCCGTTCCAGAAAAAGTTTTTCGCCCCGTCTGAACTCACAGCTAAAGGTACAAACCTCTTTTCATCAAATGTATCACCGCTTGAAATTTCACCACAGAAAACACAAGGTTTTGATGTAGGACCAGTTTTTGCTGTTTTTTTTCTTTTCTCCAAGTCTATTTGAATAGGTAATTTATGGTTGGAGTTTTTAATATTAAATAAACATTCTTTTAAAGGCCCAACAAAATGTTTATTAAAATAATATTCGCAACCACTAATACTATCACTTTTTACTTCTACTTTGTGAGTCTCAGTATATCTGTTAACAAATGAAGCTTGACCAATAAAATTTTGCCCTAAATCATTTTTAAGCCATTCTAAAAATTCAGTTTCAGTTGAACTACTGTTAATTTTCTTAAATTCTGTATAGAAATATTCAAAATAAGCTTTAGGAATATCATCAAGATATTTTTCCTCAAATTCAATAAAGTCATCGCAATAATTTAATGTAATATTATGATTGATATTAGATTTCGCATACTCTAAAACTCTACAAAGTCCCACTACGCACATATTATAAAACCAATCGTTAAGATGTATTCTTATCAATTTTATTTCACCTCTATTAGTACTAAAAGCAACATATTATTTGGATTTTAGTTTAAATAAATACTCTATTTTACCACCTCAATAAAGCCAAATCCTTGTCCACGCCTAAAGCCAAGACCATTTTGATAAATCTCTTTTAAATCATCTGGATGTCCTGATAGTTCAAATATACCGCCAAAGCCTGTAAGATACATAATTTCTTTGCCGGTGTTTTCAACAAACTCAGAAATTTTATGCTTTACAACAATCTTTTTGACATTTATTGGCTTAAAGCTAATTCTTTTATGAAGTCCTCTATTTTGCCCTTTCAAAATTCTGATATTTCTAATTTCAAAATCAATTACATCGTTCAAAACCTCTTCAAATCCTTCATCATAGGGCAAAACCGGAATTTTGTCATCTCCCTCTTTTTTCTCAATCAGCACAGGTGAAAAGGTTTTGAAAGTCATAGTTGAAGAAAATTGTTCTGGTTCTTTTATAAGGTATGCCCTCTTGAGTTTGATTTCACAGTTATTAGCCAATTTATGAGGATATAGTTTGCTGCTGATTAAACTATTGTAGATATTGACAAAAAACTCATAATCGGAAGTTGAAAGGTTTAAAACTATATCTCCTCTGAACAGCACTTTATCGTCTGAAAAATTCATGTTGGGCAAATTTACCGCATAAACAAACGGCTTTTGCCATTTATTCTTTTTATCCTCCCACCAATAAAGCCTTTTGAAATATTCCTCATTATATGATGATAGCGCTTTTTTCAAAAAAGCCATAAATAGCGTTCTATAGTAAACTGGGAGTTCCTTGGTTTCGTTAAACCCATTATGTACTTCAAATATAAATTTTGCTCTCATCTCAAACAATCTCTCCTTTTTTAACAAATTCTTGTGTTAAACTGTATTGTTTATTATATTTCGACATTAACTGTAAAAATCCTTCTTTTTTAAAATAAAATTTTTAAAGGAGGACAAAGAATATGACTAAAACTATCCAAGCTCAAAATAAAAAATTTTTAAAGTTGTATTACGTGATAAAAAAGATTACTGAAATACTAACTGAGAAGAAGAAACGTAATAGAAGAAGACGCCTGAGAAAATTTGATTTGTTTCAAATAATATCTCCATAGTCCAGATAAGACTGTATAAAAACAACGAAAGCTCTAGAAATAGTATCAATCGTTTACATCCCTTATAGTTCAGATAAAACCTGAACAAAAGAGAGAGTTAGCCACCTGTCCTGTCTGGTTTATATCCCTCATAGTTCAGATAAAACAAAAAGCCTGCAAGCATATGCTTATATCTATGCTTACGTTTACATCCCTCATAGTTCAGATAAAACGACCAAGCGAATGGTTTTACCGGCAGCAAATGAAGCGTTTACATCCCTCATAGTTCAGATAAAACCACTTGATAACATTTTAATGTCATTCAATTTTTATTGATAAGTTTACATCCCTCATAGTTCAGATAAAACACGTTTAGCTATTTCTTTCTGACATTTTAGCATTTAGCGTTTACATCCCTCATAGTTCAGATAAAACGATACAGGTCTAAAATTATTCCGTATAGTTCAGTTGGTTTACATCCCTCATAGTTCAGATAAAACATGGGGGAAATTGAAGTGTATAATTACATTCAAAAATAGTTTACATCCCTCATAGTTCAGATAAAACTATGTTATTGTCAATACCTTTTCCCCACTTTTGATAATATTTTTTCCCCACCTGTTTTAAAAAAAATTTAATTATCATTATTTAACTAATTTGACTCATTCTTGGAATCATCTGTTAAAGCTTTGATAGCACCCTCCCTTTGCTTCATCCTATAACTTTCACCTTTGATAACCACAAAATGACAGTGATGTACAAATCTATCTAAAATCGCTGTCGCTAAAACTGGATCATAAAATATCCTCGGCCACTCTTCAAATACTTTGTTTGTGGTTATTATTATCGATCCTCTCTCATATCTCTTTGATATTATCTCATAAAAATCATCTACACTGCTTTGATTAAATTTCCTTAAGCCCAGCTCATCTATTATTAACAAATCCACATTAACATAGTTTTTTAGCTTTTGTTGATACGAATTATCCGCTCTTGAAATATACAACTCTTCTAACATCTCATTTGCTGTGGTAAACAAAACTCTATATCCAAGTGCTACAGCTTTAAGTCCTATCGCTATTGCAAGATGTGTCTTCCCTGTCCCTGGCGGTCCTATGAAGGCCACATTCTCTTTCTTGCGGACAAATTCACAGGTCGCCAAATTGTATATAAACCTCTTATTTATTGAAGGCTGATAATTAAAATTATATTCTTCTAATGTCTTGTGCCATGGAAACCTCGCTTTGCTTATCCTCTTTTGATTACTGTTTATTCTCCTGTTACTCACTTCATCATTTATCAATATCTCAAAAAACTCTTGATACGAAAAATTATTCTTAATAGCTTCTTCTACTCTTAAATCAAAACTTTTTATTATCCCGGATAATTTCAAATCCTTTAGCTTCCCCAACAAAAGATCATTCATATTTGCAATTCCCCTATCTCAAGCAATTTGTTATATTCCCTGATATCCCTGTAAAGCTCTGTTCTTTCCTCATTAACATAGCTCTCGTCTTCATACTCAGGTAAATCGCTTATCCCTTTTTCACATATGTTCTTGACAACTTTGTAGCTTAGCCCTCCAAATTTTAAAGCCCTCTTACACGCATTGTCTACTGTCTCAGCTCCATATCTTTCTTTTAGTGCTATTATCCCACTTATGCTCCTGTAATCATATTTTTTAAATCCTTCCCGTTTAATAAATTCCTCAAAAAACTCCAACGCCCAATTACCAATCTCTGCCATTTTATCCCTCTGTCTTGACATTATATCCTCAATTGTTATATTCTTAGACGAGGGATAGTGTTCTTTGTTGGTTACGTATTTGCCCTTCTCATTGTTTTTGACAATCTGATGAAGGGCTATTTCTTTACCTTCAAAGAACACCCTCAAAAAACTGCCTATCTCAACTACTTCTACTTCACGTCCTGCATACTCATATGGCACTGAATAGTAGTTCCCTTTGTATATGAGATGACAGTTAGTAGCTACTTTGTGAATTGAACTTCTTGATATGTAATATTCCTCAATAGGAAGAGCTATTAACTTTTCCTTCTCTTCTGAGATGAAAACTTCTTTGGGAACTTTCTTGGTTGTGCCATGTACTCTCACATTTGCTACATTATCAAGCCAGTTTTTTAAATGTTCCCTCGCCTCATCAATATCTTTAAATTCTTCTCCAGAAAAACAGTTTTGCTTAACATACTTAATTGCTGATTCTACTTTGCCTTTATCAGTCGGTGTATACACCCTGCATGGCTGAGGTAAAAATCCATAGTGGCTCGCAAAACTTGCATAATCTTTTTGTATTTGCGCCTCATAAAAATCAACGCTCAATACACCTGCTTTTAAGTTGTCTATCTTCACAACTTCTACTACTCCTCCAAAATACTTGAATGCGTTCTTATGACACTGGATAAATGTTTCAACTGTTTGGTCGAATACTATCTCTGCATACATATATCTTGAATAGCTTAAAACCATTGTAAATACCCATGCTTTTTTGAATTTTCCATCAACTTTTATCTTACCTATATATCCAAAATCAACTTGTGCTTCTTCTGCAGGCAGTGTTGTTAAAACCATGTACACCTTTGAATTTGCTATCTTTTGTTTTAACTTTTGGACATATCTTCTTACATTAGAATAGCTTCCTTCAAAATCAAATTCCGCTTGCAAGTCTTGATGTATCTTCTTTGCTGAGTGTCCTTTATTAACCTTTGCCTCAATAAACTCCCTGTAATTATCTAATACAGAACCTTTTGATTTCCTCTCGACTTCTCCCTTCTGTTCAATGTCATGGATTACTTTTCTAACAGTTTTTCTATCCAC
This Caldicellulosiruptor changbaiensis DNA region includes the following protein-coding sequences:
- the cas8a1 gene encoding type I-B CRISPR-associated protein Cas8b1/Cst1; protein product: MIRIHLNDWFYNMCVVGLCRVLEYAKSNINHNITLNYCDDFIEFEEKYLDDIPKAYFEYFYTEFKKINSSSTETEFLEWLKNDLGQNFIGQASFVNRYTETHKVEVKSDSISGCEYYFNKHFVGPLKECLFNIKNSNHKLPIQIDLEKRKKTAKTGPTSKPCVFCGEISSGDTFDEKRFVPLAVSSDGAKNFFWNGHNNLPICKKCVFLFMFAPAGVSEITYVRYKREDKDKFKKEEEKYKVFVNLDASVEELLKINNALKDRVEEALSATDRFEDSIFRLFAIDLIKYLKTKALWSFENILVVEFNALYSERGTKGVKKSKINYLSFPKHVAKFLVSREGKSITKIQNTEFRNNLVNAILKNEGLERLIFSETYRMLYTSFYKEAYSIYLSVRIKCLLKYYKELITGNQMLKGDEKMVTDRLGVLFKSGRKIAEYYIEKEQENKLPALVYRLLNAAKVGDFHTVFDTIIRVYMNTEIQIPHEFIGLVQSQGASDFKDVIDPLSIAQAFVAGILYEMNKEKGSSTKQDKNENIEEEVENG
- the cas6 gene encoding CRISPR-associated endoribonuclease Cas6: MRAKFIFEVHNGFNETKELPVYYRTLFMAFLKKALSSYNEEYFKRLYWWEDKKNKWQKPFVYAVNLPNMNFSDDKVLFRGDIVLNLSTSDYEFFVNIYNSLISSKLYPHKLANNCEIKLKRAYLIKEPEQFSSTMTFKTFSPVLIEKKEGDDKIPVLPYDEGFEEVLNDVIDFEIRNIRILKGQNRGLHKRISFKPINVKKIVVKHKISEFVENTGKEIMYLTGFGGIFELSGHPDDLKEIYQNGLGFRRGQGFGFIEVVK
- the istB gene encoding IS21-like element ISCsa9 family helper ATPase IstB codes for the protein MNDLLLGKLKDLKLSGIIKSFDLRVEEAIKNNFSYQEFFEILINDEVSNRRINSNQKRISKARFPWHKTLEEYNFNYQPSINKRFIYNLATCEFVRKKENVAFIGPPGTGKTHLAIAIGLKAVALGYRVLFTTANEMLEELYISRADNSYQQKLKNYVNVDLLIIDELGLRKFNQSSVDDFYEIISKRYERGSIIITTNKVFEEWPRIFYDPVLATAILDRFVHHCHFVVIKGESYRMKQREGAIKALTDDSKNESN
- the istA gene encoding IS21 family transposase, whose product is MHTTIYTLFKRGYNKSQIARLLDVDRKTVRKVIHDIEQKGEVERKSKGSVLDNYREFIEAKVNKGHSAKKIHQDLQAEFDFEGSYSNVRRYVQKLKQKIANSKVYMVLTTLPAEEAQVDFGYIGKIKVDGKFKKAWVFTMVLSYSRYMYAEIVFDQTVETFIQCHKNAFKYFGGVVEVVKIDNLKAGVLSVDFYEAQIQKDYASFASHYGFLPQPCRVYTPTDKGKVESAIKYVKQNCFSGEEFKDIDEAREHLKNWLDNVANVRVHGTTKKVPKEVFISEEKEKLIALPIEEYYISRSSIHKVATNCHLIYKGNYYSVPYEYAGREVEVVEIGSFLRVFFEGKEIALHQIVKNNEKGKYVTNKEHYPSSKNITIEDIMSRQRDKMAEIGNWALEFFEEFIKREGFKKYDYRSISGIIALKERYGAETVDNACKRALKFGGLSYKVVKNICEKGISDLPEYEDESYVNEERTELYRDIREYNKLLEIGELQI